A single window of Vigna radiata var. radiata cultivar VC1973A chromosome 4, Vradiata_ver6, whole genome shotgun sequence DNA harbors:
- the LOC106758868 gene encoding exocyst complex component EXO70H1: protein MPKMGLKSLFLSKTSASPPSAKPFSHSLLDENIEIARSIISKWDLIPSSHQTSSLKSATVPLFSNTRQEAKQYLKAVTSLQSTMHHLVALDSSSESLVQAQFLMQLAMKRLQTEFYRILAENKDNLDPESVISTDRRSSSVSEDEDNFSEDEYRFAGGSVSTVAMADLKAIAECMVSAGYSKECVKIYIVMRKSIVDEALYHLGVERLSFSQVQKMDWGVLESKIKCWVNSVQVAVQTLFRGEKSLCDYVFGSAERKIADSCFAAICGDGAATLFGFPDNMAKCKKTTEKMFRMLDLYNAICENQQQIESIFSSESTSSIILQVCASKARLGEAIRTMLINFESAIHKESSRIPVPGGGIHPVTRYVMNYIAFLADYKDALAEIVADWPQNPLPESYYRSCDREGVNRSSGIAERIAWLILVLLCKLDGKAELYKEVALSYLFLANNMQYVVVKVRTSNLGLILGEHWLTKHELRVKEYVSKYEGVGWSKVLSTPPENPTAEQARAILESFMSAFREACRAQSSWVVPDPNLRDEIKASIATKFEPIYKVFFEKYQLGPDAVFGCSPDYFEKNISNILTGCVSSSQTAPSPPHRYKRR, encoded by the coding sequence ATGCCGAAAATGGGACTCAAAAGCTTATTCCTCTCTAAAACATCAGCATCACCACCTTCCGCAAAGCCCTTCTCCCACTCCTTATTGGACGAAAACATTGAAATTGCACGCTCTATCATTTCCAAATGGGACCTTATTCCTTCTTCTCACCAAACTTCTTCTCTCAAATCTGCAACCGTTCCTCTTTTCAGCAACACGCGTCAGGAAGCCAAACAGTACCTTAAGGCCGTTACGAGTCTGCAGTCCACTATGCATCACCTCGTTGCACTCGATTCCTCCTCCGAGAGCCTCGTTCAAGCGCAATTCCTAATGCAACTCGCCATGAAGAGGCTCCAAACCGAATTCTATCGGATTTTAGCCGAAAACAAGGACAATCTCGATCCTGAATCCGTCATTTCCACCGATCGACGGAGCAGCAGTGTCTCCGAGGACGAAGACAATTTTTCAGAGGATGAGTACCGCTTCGCCGGCGGCTCGGTATCCACTGTCGCCATGGCGGATTTGAAAGCCATTGCGGAGTGTATGGTTTCCGCGGGATACAGCAAAGAGTGCGTCAAGATTTATATCGTAATGAGGAAATCGATCGTGGATGAGGCGCTGTATCATTTAGGAGTGGAGAGGCTGAGTTTTTCTCAGGTTCAGAAGATGGACTGGGGGGTTCTGGAGTCTAAGATTAAGTGCTGGGTGAACTCCGTCCAGGTTGCCGTACAAACACTGTTTCGCGGCGAGAAATCGCTCTGCGACTACGTCTTCGGTTCGGCGGAGAGGAAGATCGCGGACTCGTGTTTTGCCGCGATTTGCGGAGATGGCGCGGCGACGCTGTTCGGGTTTCCAGATAACATGGCGAAGTGCAAGAAAACGACAGAGAAAATGTTCAGGATGCTGGACTTGTACAACGCGATCTGTGAAAACCAGCAACAAATCGAGTCCATCTTCTCGTCCGAATCAACCTCCTCCATCATATTACAGGTGTGCGCTTCAAAGGCGAGGCTTGGCGAAGCCATTCGGACGATGTTAATCAACTTTGAATCCGCGATTCACAAGGAATCTTCGAGGATTCCCGTTCCCGGAGGTGGAATCCACCCAGTCACGCGCTACGTCATGAACTACATCGCGTTCCTCGCCGATTACAAGGACGCGCTCGCCGAGATAGTTGCCGATTGGCCGCAGAATCCGTTGCCGGAGTCTTACTACCGTAGTTGCGATCGCGAGGGAGTGAATCGCTCGTCGGGGATAGCGGAACGGATCGCGTGGCTAATATTGGTGCTCCTCTGCAAACTCGACGGCAAAGCGGAACTGTACAAAGAGGTTGCGCTCTCCTACCTGTTTCTCGCAAACAACATGCAATACGTCGTCGTAAAAGTGCGAACCTCGAACCTAGGGTTAATCCTAGGCGAACATTGGTTAACGAAACACGAGCTGAGGGTGAAAGAGTACGTTTCCAAGTACGAGGGCGTTGGATGGAGCAAGGTTTTATCAACTCCCCCGGAAAACCCAACGGCGGAACAAGCGAGGGCAATTCTCGAGAGTTTCATGTCCGCATTCCGTGAAGCGTGCAGGGCACAGTCCTCGTGGGTCGTGCCCGACCCGAATCTGCGTGACGAAATAAAAGCATCGATAGCTACTAAGTTTGAACCAATATACAAAGTGTTTTTTGAGAAATATCAGCTCGGGCCGGATGCGGTTTTCGGTTGTTCGCCCGATTATTTCgaaaaaaatatctcaaatattTTAACGGGTTGCGTTTCGTCGTCGCAGACAGCTCCTTCTCCACCGCATCGCTATAAACGCCGGTGA
- the LOC106759065 gene encoding protein SODIUM POTASSIUM ROOT DEFECTIVE 3, protein MKGMKLFCCSTASTAVNSTTRSTVRRSTKRHSGVRRKIQPRLPCSSMLPINPLPHSDTRRKGSVTNFNFSSSKNSSGSSSSTVYLLGDWVSESDQIPSHKPTLQKHVVLRVSLHCRACEGKVRKHISKMEGVTSFSIDMEAKKVTVVGDVTPLEVLASVSKVKNAQLWQSPKSYLPST, encoded by the exons ATGAAAGGAATGAAATTGTTCTGCTGTTCCACTGCTTCCACAGCAGTAAACTCTACTACTCGTTCCACAGTACGTAGAAGCACCAAAAGGCACTCTGGTGTTAGAAGGAAAATCCAACCTCGTCTTCCTTGTTCATCCATGTTACCTATCAACCCTTTGCCTCACAGTGACACGCGCAGAAAAGGTTCCGtcactaattttaatttttctagcAGTAAGAATTCCAGTGGTTCATCATCATCCACAGTATATCTCCTCGGTGATTGGGTGTCTGAGTCTGATCAAATTCCTTCACACAAGCCCACCCTGCAGAAACACGTTGTGTTGAGGGTGTCATTGCACTGCAGAGCCTGTGAAGGAAAAGTTAGAAAACACATCTCAAAAATGGAAG GAGTAACATCATTCAGTATAGACATGGAGGCTAAGAAAGTAACAGTAGTTGGAGACGTGACACCATTAGAGGTTCTGGCAAGTGTGTCAAAGGTGAAGAATGCACAGCTATGGCAATCTCCAAAATCATATTTGCCTTCAACGTGA
- the LOC106758797 gene encoding 3-ketoacyl-CoA synthase 12: MEFIILLYGATMLYLCFLIWKLFDQRRDQECYILDYQLYKPSDERKLGTECCGRIIERNKHLGLNEYKFLLKAVVNSGIGEETYAPSNVIEGREAAPTLKDGVTEMEEFFHDSIAKLLASSGISPSQIDVLVVNVSMFSVVPSLTSRIINRYKMREDVKAYNLTGMGCSASLISLDIIKNIFKSHKNKFAVLVTSESLSPNWYNGNDRSMILANGLFRSGGCVILLTNKRSFKHRAMMRLKCLVRTHHGAREDAYSCCNQKEDEEGRLGFYLGKNLPKAATRAFVDNLRVLSPKVLPTRELLRFMVVFLLRKLRDSSSLKSSSGGSSKSNNKSPLNFKTGIEHFCLHTGGKAVIDGIGMSLDLCEYDLEPARMTLHRFGNTSASSLWYVLGYMEAKKRLMKGDRVLMISFGAGFKCNSCLWEVMKDLRDHPNVWDECIDDYPPESLANPFMEKFGWINDVQEASNFKLHDFIK, from the coding sequence atgGAGTTCATCATATTACTTTATGGTGCAACAATGCTGTACTTGTGTTTCCTGATCTGGAAACTGTTTGATCAGAGAAGAGACCAAGAGTGTTACATATTGGACTACCAACTGTACAAGCCAAGCGATGAAAGAAAGCTTGGAACCGAATGCTGTGGCAGGATCATAGAGAGGAACAAGCATTTGGGTCTGAATGAGTACAAATTCCTCCTCAAAGCCGTTGTCAACTCCGGCATTGGTGAGGAAACGTATGCCCCAAGTAACGTTATCGAGGGTCGTGAGGCAGCTCCAACACTGAAAGATGGTGTCACGGAAATGGAGGAGTTTTTTCATGACAGCATTGCCAAGCTCCTTGCAAGTTCAGGCATTTCCCCCTCGCAGATCGATGTGCTTGTGGTGAATGTCTCTATGTTCTCCGTTGTTCCTTCCCTGACTTCAAGAATCATCAACCGCTACAAAATGAGGGAGGACGTAAAGGCTTACAACCTCACTGGGATGGGTTGCAGTGCCAGTCTTATTTCACTGGACatcattaaaaacattttcaagtCGCATAAGAACAAGTTTGCTGTTTTGGTGACTTCCGAGTCTCTCAGTCCAAACTGGTATAACGGCAACGACAGATCAATGATTCTTGCCAACGGTTTGTTCCGGAGTGGTGGGTGTGTGATACTTTTGACAAACAAAAGATCCTTCAAGCACAGGGCCATGATGAGGCTGAAGTGTTTGGTGAGGACTCACCATGGGGCTAGAGAAGATGCTTACAGTTGCTGCAATCAgaaggaagatgaagaaggcaGGCTTGGGTTTTACCTTGGAAAAAACCTTCCCAAGGCAGCTACAAGAGCCTTTGTTGATAACCTAAGGGTGTTGTCACCCAAGGTTTTGCCAACTAGAGAGTTGCTAAGGTTTATGGTTGTGTTCCTCTTGAGAAAACTGAGGGATAGTAGTTCCCTTAAGTCTTCAAGTGGGGGATCTAGTAAGTCTAATAACAAATCTCCTTTGAACTTCAAAACTGGGATTGAACATTTTTGCCTGCACACAGGAGGAAAAGCTGTGATTGATGGgattggaatgagcttagatcTGTGTGAATATGACCTTGAACCAGCAAGAATGACACTCCATAGGTTCGGCAACACTTCTGCTAGTAGCCTGTGGTACGTGCTGGGGTACATGGAGGCCAAAAAGAGACTCATGAAGGGTGACAGAGTACTGATGATAAGCTTTGGTGCTGGCTTTAAATGCAACAGTTGTTTGTGGGAGGTAATGAAGGATCTGAGGGATCATCCTAACGTGTGGGACGAATGCATTGATGACTACCCACCAGAGTCCTTGGCCAACCCTTTCATGGAGAAATTTGGTTGGATCAATGATGTTCAAGAAGCAAGCAACTTCAAACTCCATGATTTTATCAAGTAA
- the LOC106758732 gene encoding 60S ribosomal protein L35, with protein sequence MARIKVYELRNKTKAELLNQLKDLKAELALLRVAKVTGGAPNKLSKIKVVRLSIAQVLTVISQKQKAALREAYKNKKYLPLDLRPKKTRAIRRRLTKHQASLKTEREKKKELYFPLRKYAIKV encoded by the exons ATGG CGAGAATCAAGGTGTACGAGCTGAGGAACAAAACAAAAGCAGAGCTTCTGAACCAATTGAAGGATCTCAAAGCAGAACTCGCTCTCCTCCGCGTCGCTAAGGTCACCGGCGGGGCCCCAAACAAGCTTTCCAAAAT CAAAGTGGTTCGGCTTTCGATAGCGCAGGTGCTGACGGTGATTTCCCAGAAGCAAAAGGCAGCGTTGAGGGAGGCTTACAAGAACAAGAAGTACCTTCCTTTGGACCTGCGCCCCAAGAAGACCAGGGCTATTAGAAGGCGATTAACAAAACATCAG GCTTCATTGAAGACAGAGCgtgagaagaagaaggaatTATATTTTCCCTTGCGAAAGTATGCTATTAAGGTGTAA